The Clostridia bacterium genome contains a region encoding:
- a CDS encoding PhzF family phenazine biosynthesis protein produces MQQYILSSFISEGGGGNKAAVVFDNLGLSCQQMLEIAKKNNFSETAFIDFKNSEENKFSIRYFTPTEEVDICGHAALASFQVLKQLGYLKEKTAYHLTKAGELKVLLEVDKILIEMERPEVIMQLTIETIMKATDLYKTNIIAGKNALVDVISTGLKDIILEVDGIETLKNMNILKEEMIEICKQYELVGMHVVSRETIGHDSDFCCRNFAPAVGIDEESATGTSNASLLYYIIRNSNNFNYSKTYRIEQGYFMGSPSNIYAKADKDTGSIFVGGIAKIEKVEDIIL; encoded by the coding sequence TTGCAGCAATATATTCTTAGCTCGTTTATATCAGAAGGCGGTGGAGGCAATAAGGCAGCTGTTGTTTTTGACAATTTGGGGTTATCTTGTCAGCAGATGCTTGAGATAGCAAAGAAAAATAATTTTTCCGAGACTGCATTTATAGATTTTAAAAATAGTGAAGAGAACAAGTTTAGCATCAGGTATTTTACTCCCACTGAAGAAGTTGATATATGTGGGCATGCTGCACTTGCATCTTTTCAAGTTTTGAAGCAGCTTGGATATTTAAAGGAAAAAACAGCGTATCACCTTACCAAAGCTGGAGAGCTTAAAGTGTTGCTTGAAGTCGATAAAATACTAATAGAAATGGAAAGACCAGAAGTAATAATGCAATTAACTATAGAGACGATTATGAAAGCTACTGATTTATACAAAACAAATATAATCGCAGGGAAAAATGCATTGGTAGACGTAATATCAACCGGCCTAAAGGATATTATATTAGAAGTAGATGGAATTGAAACTTTGAAGAATATGAATATTCTTAAGGAAGAAATGATTGAGATTTGTAAGCAATATGAGCTTGTAGGGATGCATGTTGTTTCACGTGAAACAATTGGGCACGATTCTGATTTTTGTTGCAGAAATTTTGCACCTGCAGTAGGAATTGATGAGGAAAGTGCCACTGGAACATCAAATGCATCATTGTTATATTACATTATAAGAAATAGTAATAATTTTAACTATAGTAAGACTTATAGAATTGAGCAGGGTTACTTCATGGGCAGTCCCAGCAATATATATGCAAAAGCAGATAAGGATACAGGAAGTATATTTGTCGGAGGAATCGCAAAAATAGAGAAGGTAGAAGATATTATACTATAA
- a CDS encoding ParB/RepB/Spo0J family partition protein, giving the protein MINKRGLGKGLGALIPENEEKIQNAIIELKITDVEPNENQPRKAFDDQALTDLSESIKEHGVVQPIIVRQVGSGYQIIAGERRWRASRLAEKKTIPAIVKDCSNLEVMELALIENLQREDLNSIEEALAYKSLIEEYSMTQDEIAKQIGKSRPAIANSLRLLQLPQNIKSMIAEGKISQGHARALLAIEGEKKQLEMAEKIISQQLNVRQIEKLAQETKHKEKTDTPPDKYQLEINQLEEKLKASLGTKVTIQHKRNRGRIEIEYYSNEELDRIVDLLEK; this is encoded by the coding sequence ATGATCAACAAAAGGGGACTAGGAAAAGGACTTGGTGCATTAATACCTGAAAATGAAGAAAAAATACAGAATGCAATAATTGAATTAAAGATAACTGATGTTGAGCCCAATGAAAATCAGCCAAGAAAAGCTTTTGACGACCAGGCTCTTACAGATCTTTCAGAATCAATAAAAGAACACGGCGTTGTTCAACCAATAATAGTAAGGCAGGTAGGGAGCGGCTATCAGATAATAGCTGGGGAAAGAAGATGGAGAGCTTCCAGATTAGCAGAGAAAAAGACTATACCAGCGATAGTAAAGGACTGCAGTAATCTTGAGGTTATGGAGCTGGCTCTTATAGAAAATCTGCAAAGAGAAGATTTGAACTCAATAGAAGAAGCATTGGCATATAAGAGTCTTATTGAAGAATATAGTATGACACAGGATGAAATTGCGAAGCAGATTGGCAAAAGCAGACCGGCTATTGCCAATTCACTTAGGCTTCTGCAGTTGCCGCAGAATATAAAGAGCATGATTGCGGAGGGAAAAATATCTCAAGGCCATGCAAGAGCTTTACTGGCAATAGAGGGAGAAAAGAAACAACTTGAAATGGCTGAGAAGATTATTAGTCAGCAATTGAATGTAAGACAAATAGAAAAGCTGGCACAGGAAACAAAGCACAAAGAAAAAACCGATACACCACCAGATAAGTATCAATTGGAAATTAATCAGCTTGAAGAAAAGCTTAAAGCATCGCTTGGTACGAAAGTAACAATACAGCATAAAAGAAATAGGGGTAGAATAGAAATTGAATATTACAGCAATGAAGAACTTGATAGAATAGTAGATTTATTGGAAAAATAA
- a CDS encoding AAA family ATPase: MSKSIAVFNQKGGVGKTTTVVNLSACLASKGKKVLMLDIDPQGNTTSGVGIDKTTLEKTIYDVLINGDNPKECIVATSRENLFIIPSSVQLAGAEIELTQMNKRELKLRECLDSIKSEFDYIFIDCPPSLGLLSINALSAVDSVLIPIQCEYYALEGVSQLMNTIKLVKKGLNPDLDIEGVVLSMFDGRTNLSIQVVDEVKKYFRGKVYTTMIPRNVRLAEAPSFGMSIIEYDLKSKGAEAYLDLADEFIDLCEDVI, from the coding sequence ATGTCTAAATCAATAGCTGTCTTTAACCAGAAGGGTGGCGTAGGAAAAACTACGACTGTCGTTAATTTGTCGGCATGTTTGGCAAGCAAAGGCAAGAAGGTCCTTATGCTTGACATAGACCCCCAGGGCAATACAACCAGTGGAGTTGGGATTGACAAAACTACTCTGGAGAAAACTATCTATGACGTACTGATAAATGGAGATAACCCTAAAGAGTGTATTGTGGCTACAAGCAGAGAGAACTTGTTTATAATACCTTCAAGTGTTCAACTGGCAGGTGCAGAGATTGAATTGACACAAATGAATAAAAGGGAGCTGAAGCTTCGGGAATGCTTGGACAGCATAAAATCTGAGTTTGATTACATATTCATTGACTGCCCGCCATCTCTGGGTTTGCTATCGATAAACGCTTTATCTGCAGTAGACAGTGTATTGATACCCATACAATGCGAATACTATGCCCTGGAAGGTGTCAGCCAACTGATGAATACTATAAAGCTGGTAAAGAAAGGGCTTAACCCTGACTTGGATATTGAGGGAGTTGTATTGAGTATGTTCGATGGAAGGACAAATCTTTCTATTCAAGTGGTAGATGAAGTGAAAAAGTACTTCAGAGGAAAGGTATACACCACGATGATTCCTAGAAATGTCAGACTTGCTGAAGCACCAAGCTTTGGAATGTCAATTATCGAATACGATCTAAAATCAAAGGGTGCAGAAGCATATTTGGATCTGGCAGATGAGTTTATAGATTTATGTGAGGATGTGATATAA
- a CDS encoding TMEM165/GDT1 family protein codes for MLKTVMYTFFLVFIAELGDKTQLATMLLSAKSNSLITVFIGSSLALICSSFIGVFAGAYITRYIPPHYIQNSAGVLFIAMGILILSGKL; via the coding sequence ATGTTAAAAACTGTAATGTACACTTTTTTCCTGGTCTTTATCGCCGAGCTTGGTGACAAGACACAGCTCGCTACCATGCTGCTATCAGCAAAGTCAAACTCCTTAATAACTGTATTCATTGGTTCAAGCCTTGCATTGATATGTTCATCATTCATTGGGGTCTTTGCTGGAGCTTATATAACCAGGTATATACCTCCACATTATATTCAAAACTCAGCAGGTGTTCTATTCATAGCAATGGGGATACTCATATTGTCCGGAAAGTTATAA
- the noc gene encoding nucleoid occlusion protein, which translates to MRNLNDNKAIINIPIDIIAPNPYQPRKEFSGSSLEELAASIKEYGVLQPLNVRKIGEGGYELVSGERRLRASKLAGMSFVPALVIEVVEQDSAVIALIENLQREDLNFMEEAEGYHNLINDHGMTQEELAKKVGKKQSTVANKLRLLKLNSNIKKTILQNDLTERHARALLKLPDDILQEKVLQSILKKSLNVKKSEELVEKMLNEAAAASEEPKKSRIKGKMQYTIYVNTLKNAYKEILKAGCMVEYGQVDKGEFIEVTMRIPKNI; encoded by the coding sequence ATGAGAAACTTGAATGACAATAAGGCAATAATCAATATACCAATCGATATAATAGCGCCTAACCCGTATCAGCCAAGAAAGGAATTCAGCGGATCGTCCCTTGAGGAGTTAGCTGCATCTATTAAGGAATATGGAGTGCTGCAGCCTTTAAACGTAAGGAAAATCGGTGAAGGTGGTTATGAGTTGGTTTCCGGCGAGAGAAGACTTAGGGCATCAAAGCTTGCTGGTATGAGCTTTGTACCGGCATTAGTTATAGAGGTAGTTGAGCAGGATTCTGCAGTTATTGCGCTGATAGAAAACCTTCAAAGAGAAGATTTGAATTTTATGGAGGAAGCAGAAGGTTACCATAACTTAATAAATGATCACGGAATGACCCAGGAGGAGCTTGCTAAAAAAGTAGGGAAGAAGCAATCTACAGTAGCTAATAAGCTTAGGTTATTAAAGCTTAACAGCAATATCAAAAAAACAATTCTTCAAAACGATCTGACCGAAAGACATGCAAGGGCACTTCTAAAGCTTCCGGATGATATTCTTCAGGAAAAGGTCCTTCAGAGCATACTAAAGAAGTCTCTTAATGTTAAGAAATCCGAGGAATTGGTAGAAAAGATGCTGAATGAAGCAGCTGCTGCATCGGAGGAACCAAAGAAGAGCCGAATAAAAGGGAAAATGCAATATACTATATACGTAAATACTTTGAAGAATGCTTATAAAGAAATCCTCAAAGCAGGCTGCATGGTTGAATACGGTCAGGTTGATAAAGGAGAGTTTATAGAAGTTACAATGAGAATACCCAAAAACATATAA
- the rsmG gene encoding 16S rRNA (guanine(527)-N(7))-methyltransferase RsmG, producing MSKLENKEVLINGMKELGVDVSHETVERLLTFMKIMLEWNEKVNLTAITEEREVVIKHFLDSVTCLSTGYIKNGMAVIDVGTGAGFPGVPLKILKDDLKMTLLDSLNKRIIYLNDVAKKLNLRNINIVHSRAEEAGSSKDHREAYDIVLSRAVAAMNVLCEYCLPLAKVGGFFLCQKGPDIKDEMKEADSAIKILGGKVREVREYQLPFSDIKHNIIVIEKVTATPTKYPRKPGKPAASPIK from the coding sequence GTGAGCAAGCTGGAAAACAAGGAAGTACTGATTAATGGAATGAAGGAGCTTGGAGTGGATGTTTCACATGAAACAGTTGAAAGGCTTTTGACTTTTATGAAGATAATGCTGGAATGGAATGAAAAGGTGAACCTCACAGCTATAACAGAAGAGAGAGAAGTCGTTATAAAGCATTTTCTTGATTCGGTTACCTGTTTATCAACCGGTTATATTAAAAATGGCATGGCAGTAATTGATGTTGGTACAGGCGCTGGATTTCCAGGTGTTCCACTGAAGATTCTCAAAGATGATTTAAAAATGACACTTTTGGATTCACTGAACAAGAGGATCATCTATTTGAATGATGTGGCAAAAAAGCTTAACCTTAGGAATATTAATATTGTACATTCCAGGGCGGAAGAAGCGGGCAGCAGCAAGGATCATCGGGAGGCTTATGACATTGTGCTGTCCAGGGCTGTTGCAGCTATGAATGTTTTATGTGAATACTGCTTACCTTTAGCTAAGGTTGGAGGTTTCTTCCTCTGCCAAAAGGGTCCGGATATCAAGGATGAAATGAAGGAAGCAGATTCGGCCATTAAAATACTGGGCGGCAAGGTAAGGGAAGTAAGGGAGTACCAGCTGCCCTTCAGTGATATTAAACATAACATAATAGTAATCGAGAAAGTTACAGCTACACCGACAAAATACCCCAGGAAGCCGGGAAAACCAGCAGCAAGTCCGATAAAATAA
- the mnmG gene encoding tRNA uridine-5-carboxymethylaminomethyl(34) synthesis enzyme MnmG, with translation MEYLAGEYDIVVIGAGHAGSEAALASARMGMKTLATAMNLDSIAMMACNPSIGGPAKGNLVRELDALGGEMGVNTDKTMLQIRMLNTKKGPAVRALRAQVDKKMYQDRMKSVMENQENLQIKQAEIVRIDVENGSVTGVVTSLGAIFKCKCVILAAGVYLKGKVVIGEVSYDGGPNGLFPAAKLSDCLEALGVKLMRFKTGTPARIDGKTVNFSKMAEQPGDYDINTFSFMTGEMDIDQLPCYLTYTNKGTHDIIRKNIERSPLYTGDIVGVGPRYCPSIETKIITFPDKDEHQIFIEPEGLNTREMYVQGMSSSLPEDVQLDVLHSVEGLEDCHMMRTAYAIEYDCIDPTQLQLNLEHKKISGLFFAGQINGTSGYEEAAAQGIIAGINAALKLKVEEPLILDRSEAYIGVLIDDLVTKGTNEPYRLMTSRAEYRLILRQDNADLRLTQKGYDIGLVSEDRYNRFIEKKKKIDLELNRMKKKNISMNDKVREYLTKMESAEIKGGISLYELLKRPEITYNSLKGIDEAMPELDRETAEEIEIVIKYEGYIKRQLQQAEQFKKLENKKVPQDIDFTIIKGLSLEARQKLNNINPANLGQASRISGVSPADVSVLMIYIEQKRRERKGEQAGKQGSTD, from the coding sequence GTGGAATATTTAGCAGGCGAATATGATATTGTAGTAATTGGGGCAGGACATGCAGGAAGTGAAGCTGCTCTGGCATCCGCAAGAATGGGAATGAAGACTCTTGCCACGGCAATGAATCTTGACAGTATTGCAATGATGGCATGCAATCCCTCTATAGGTGGTCCGGCAAAGGGAAATCTTGTGAGGGAACTGGACGCCCTAGGCGGAGAAATGGGAGTAAATACTGACAAGACAATGCTGCAGATTAGAATGCTGAACACTAAGAAGGGTCCTGCCGTAAGGGCGTTAAGGGCACAAGTGGATAAGAAGATGTATCAGGATAGAATGAAAAGTGTTATGGAAAACCAAGAAAACCTGCAAATTAAGCAAGCCGAAATAGTCAGAATTGATGTTGAAAATGGTAGTGTAACAGGAGTTGTGACTAGTCTTGGAGCAATTTTTAAATGCAAATGTGTAATTCTGGCTGCGGGCGTTTATCTGAAAGGAAAAGTAGTTATAGGAGAGGTAAGCTATGACGGAGGACCTAATGGGCTATTTCCTGCTGCTAAGCTTTCAGACTGCCTTGAAGCGTTGGGAGTAAAGCTGATGAGATTCAAAACAGGAACTCCTGCCAGAATAGATGGTAAGACGGTGAATTTCAGCAAGATGGCAGAGCAGCCTGGAGATTATGATATTAACACCTTTTCTTTCATGACTGGTGAAATGGATATAGATCAGCTGCCATGCTATCTTACATATACGAATAAAGGAACCCATGATATTATACGAAAGAATATTGAAAGATCACCTCTTTATACCGGAGATATAGTAGGTGTCGGTCCGAGATATTGTCCTTCTATAGAGACTAAAATAATAACCTTTCCAGATAAAGATGAGCATCAGATATTTATTGAGCCGGAGGGACTGAATACCAGAGAGATGTATGTTCAGGGAATGTCCTCAAGCTTGCCGGAGGACGTGCAGCTTGATGTTCTGCACAGTGTGGAAGGCCTGGAAGACTGCCATATGATGAGAACGGCCTATGCCATTGAATATGATTGCATAGATCCAACACAGCTTCAATTGAATCTGGAGCACAAGAAAATATCGGGCTTGTTCTTTGCAGGTCAGATAAACGGCACTTCAGGGTATGAGGAAGCTGCTGCCCAAGGGATAATAGCAGGAATAAATGCAGCCCTTAAGCTTAAAGTTGAAGAACCGCTTATTCTGGACAGATCGGAAGCTTATATAGGAGTCCTTATTGACGACCTTGTGACAAAAGGAACCAATGAGCCATACAGACTAATGACCTCCAGAGCTGAATACAGGCTTATTTTACGGCAGGATAATGCAGACTTGAGACTTACGCAGAAGGGGTACGATATAGGATTGGTGTCCGAGGATAGATATAATAGATTTATTGAGAAGAAGAAAAAAATTGATTTAGAGTTAAATAGAATGAAGAAGAAGAACATTTCAATGAATGATAAGGTAAGAGAGTATCTGACAAAGATGGAGAGTGCAGAAATAAAAGGTGGCATAAGTCTTTATGAGCTTTTGAAGAGACCGGAGATTACTTATAACTCCTTAAAGGGAATTGACGAGGCTATGCCTGAATTAGATAGAGAGACTGCTGAGGAAATAGAGATAGTAATAAAGTATGAAGGATATATTAAGAGACAGCTTCAGCAAGCTGAACAGTTCAAGAAGCTTGAGAATAAGAAAGTGCCTCAAGATATTGATTTTACGATCATTAAAGGACTATCACTTGAGGCAAGGCAGAAGTTGAATAATATCAATCCTGCAAATTTGGGCCAGGCCTCAAGGATTTCCGGGGTTTCGCCGGCAGATGTGTCAGTGCTGATGATATATATAGAGCAGAAGAGAAGGGAAAGAAAGGGTGAGCAAGCTGGAAAACAAGGAAGTACTGATTAA
- the mnmE gene encoding tRNA uridine-5-carboxymethylaminomethyl(34) synthesis GTPase MnmE, producing MIEKTIAAIATAPGEAGIGIVRISGERSIEILKEVFKPKKNIDIDKISSRTVTYGHAVDKNGMILDEVLAIIMRKPYSYTTENVVELHCHGGIVPVRRIMQEVLRNGADIAEPGEFTKRAFLNGRIDLAQAEAVIDVITSKTETGLNAALNQLEGELSRAVRSIMDKLLSMLAHIEASIDFPEHDVEEMTISNIKDLLMEARASASALVETFDEGKIVRDGLRTTIAGRPNVGKSSLLNVLLKENRAIVTEVPGTTRDIIEEYLNIGGVLLRLIDTAGIRETEDIVERIGVERTKEAISSSDLVIFVLDASHQLLQEDNQIIELLKTKKVIAVLNKIDLGLAIDIKYLTELFGQDNVIKMSVKDQFGIDILEERIKGLVFQGKLSTNKNSMVTSIRHKSLLDRALENMDRALSSIEDEIPIDLISVDIREAWSCLGAITGDTVEEDIMKEIFSKFCIGK from the coding sequence ATGATTGAGAAGACAATAGCTGCTATAGCTACAGCACCGGGAGAAGCCGGTATAGGCATAGTTAGAATAAGCGGGGAAAGATCCATTGAAATATTAAAAGAGGTATTCAAACCCAAAAAGAATATTGATATAGATAAAATCTCTTCAAGAACAGTGACATATGGTCATGCGGTTGACAAGAACGGAATGATTTTGGACGAAGTACTTGCAATTATTATGCGAAAGCCATATTCATATACTACTGAGAATGTTGTAGAGCTGCACTGCCATGGCGGTATTGTACCTGTCAGAAGGATTATGCAAGAGGTATTGAGAAACGGTGCAGATATTGCAGAGCCGGGTGAATTCACTAAGAGGGCATTTTTAAATGGAAGAATAGATTTGGCACAGGCAGAAGCTGTAATTGATGTGATAACCTCAAAGACAGAGACAGGGCTTAACGCAGCGCTGAACCAACTGGAGGGAGAACTCTCCAGAGCTGTAAGGAGCATAATGGATAAGCTTCTTTCAATGCTGGCGCATATAGAAGCTTCAATAGATTTTCCGGAGCATGATGTTGAAGAAATGACGATTAGCAATATAAAGGATCTTCTTATGGAAGCAAGGGCTTCTGCTTCAGCCTTGGTTGAAACCTTTGATGAAGGCAAAATTGTGAGAGACGGATTGAGAACAACAATAGCAGGACGTCCAAATGTTGGCAAGTCATCACTTCTTAATGTTCTTTTAAAGGAAAATCGGGCCATAGTGACTGAGGTTCCGGGGACAACAAGAGATATAATAGAGGAATATCTAAACATAGGCGGAGTACTATTAAGGCTTATTGATACTGCGGGTATCAGAGAGACAGAGGATATCGTTGAAAGAATAGGGGTAGAGAGGACGAAGGAGGCAATTAGCAGTTCGGATCTCGTGATATTTGTACTGGATGCTTCCCATCAGCTGCTCCAAGAGGATAATCAGATAATTGAATTATTAAAAACTAAAAAAGTAATAGCTGTATTGAATAAGATTGATTTGGGATTGGCTATAGACATAAAATATTTAACAGAATTGTTCGGACAGGATAATGTTATTAAAATGTCTGTGAAAGACCAGTTTGGGATAGACATTCTTGAAGAGCGAATAAAAGGGCTTGTATTCCAAGGCAAACTGAGCACAAACAAGAATAGCATGGTTACCAGTATAAGACATAAGAGTCTTCTGGATAGAGCTTTGGAGAATATGGATAGGGCGCTTTCCTCTATTGAGGATGAAATACCGATTGATTTGATATCTGTGGACATAAGGGAGGCTTGGAGCTGCCTTGGAGCAATAACAGGAGACACTGTCGAGGAAGATATTATGAAAGAGATTTTTAGTAAATTCTGTATAGGTAAATAG
- the jag gene encoding RNA-binding cell elongation regulator Jag/EloR: MVMIEKSAKTIDEAVKLALEELKADKENVEIEVLEKPTKGIFGIGSKLAKVKVSIKEEKAPNKAREKKTEKRAENKEPRITDLTLEKEKAKKFLRDVLESMDIKAEIRIRDTNEGFYINLAGPKMGVIIGRRGQTLDSLQYLVSLVVNKDKERDSFVKVILDTEDYRKKREETLQRLAKRLAERVQKTGKNVELEPMNPYERRIIHSTLQEFEDITTFSEGEEPYRKVIISLK, translated from the coding sequence ATGGTGATGATAGAAAAGTCAGCAAAGACAATAGATGAAGCTGTTAAATTAGCTTTAGAAGAATTAAAGGCTGACAAGGAAAACGTGGAGATTGAGGTACTGGAAAAGCCGACTAAAGGGATATTTGGTATTGGTTCTAAGCTTGCAAAAGTAAAAGTATCAATTAAGGAAGAAAAGGCTCCGAATAAAGCTCGTGAGAAGAAAACAGAAAAGAGAGCAGAGAATAAAGAGCCAAGAATAACAGATTTAACGCTCGAGAAGGAAAAGGCAAAAAAGTTTTTAAGGGACGTATTAGAGTCAATGGATATAAAGGCAGAGATTAGAATTCGAGATACGAATGAAGGCTTTTATATAAATCTGGCTGGACCCAAAATGGGTGTCATTATAGGAAGACGAGGGCAGACCCTTGACTCTCTTCAATATCTTGTTAGTCTGGTGGTTAATAAGGATAAGGAAAGAGACAGCTTTGTCAAGGTAATTCTTGATACTGAGGACTACAGAAAGAAGAGGGAAGAAACGCTTCAAAGACTTGCCAAGAGATTGGCAGAGAGAGTTCAAAAGACTGGTAAGAATGTTGAACTTGAGCCTATGAACCCATACGAAAGAAGAATAATACATTCAACTCTTCAGGAATTTGAGGATATTACAACCTTTAGTGAAGGGGAAGAACCATATAGAAAGGTCATAATATCACTTAAGTAA
- a CDS encoding YidC/Oxa1 family membrane protein insertase has protein sequence MLDFIAGPLGSLLRIIFDFVGDYGYSIIIFTILTKVLLLPINIKQTESTKRMNVISPMMKEIQEKYKNDKEKMNQKLLELYKEHNYNPASGCLPALIQMPILFSLYYVIQDPVKYVFLDANIYAGIAKNFWWITDLSKSEMASTVIRVAGFGLPILAILSAATTYYQMRMITPNKGKVDPTQKMMTNMMPIMFGWITLSVPAGLALYWIAGNVFTIVQQYFMMKPSKEKKEVE, from the coding sequence TTGTTAGATTTTATTGCTGGCCCGCTAGGTAGTTTGTTGAGAATCATATTTGATTTTGTAGGAGATTATGGATACTCAATAATCATTTTTACAATATTGACTAAGGTACTGCTGCTCCCGATCAACATCAAGCAGACCGAGTCTACTAAACGAATGAATGTAATAAGCCCTATGATGAAGGAAATACAAGAGAAGTACAAAAATGATAAAGAAAAGATGAATCAGAAGCTTCTGGAGCTTTATAAAGAGCATAATTACAATCCGGCTTCGGGATGTTTACCGGCTCTTATACAAATGCCTATTCTTTTCTCTTTGTACTATGTTATACAGGATCCGGTCAAATATGTTTTTTTAGACGCTAATATATATGCAGGAATTGCAAAAAACTTCTGGTGGATTACTGATCTTAGCAAATCAGAAATGGCGTCAACGGTGATTAGGGTTGCAGGCTTCGGACTGCCGATTTTAGCAATATTATCAGCAGCAACTACATATTATCAGATGAGAATGATAACTCCAAATAAAGGCAAAGTAGATCCGACACAGAAAATGATGACAAATATGATGCCTATAATGTTTGGATGGATAACCCTTAGTGTACCTGCAGGACTTGCATTGTACTGGATAGCAGGTAATGTCTTTACTATAGTTCAGCAGTATTTTATGATGAAGCCTTCAAAAGAAAAAAAGGAGGTAGAATAA
- the yidD gene encoding membrane protein insertion efficiency factor YidD → MKKFFIIIIRAYQIFISPLATGKCRFIPTCSNYAIEAINTHGVIFGVYLSAGRILRCNPFNPGGYDPVPEKKEKP, encoded by the coding sequence ATGAAGAAGTTTTTCATTATTATTATAAGAGCATATCAGATATTTATTTCGCCATTGGCTACGGGCAAGTGCAGGTTCATACCCACATGCTCGAATTATGCTATTGAAGCAATTAATACCCATGGAGTAATATTTGGCGTATATCTGTCTGCAGGACGTATCCTAAGATGTAATCCTTTTAACCCCGGCGGATATGATCCTGTACCGGAAAAGAAAGAAAAACCTTAG
- the rnpA gene encoding ribonuclease P protein component: MTTLYKLKKNYQFKKVYSEGRYYVEKYVVMYIILNNSASNRVGFSVSKKVGNSVVRNRVKRLMKEVYRKYSDNNKLGFDIVFTARVGSAAADYKLIENNIMSIMRKAKLKKSEE, from the coding sequence ATGACAACGTTGTATAAGCTAAAGAAGAATTACCAATTTAAAAAGGTATATAGTGAAGGAAGATATTACGTTGAAAAATATGTTGTCATGTATATAATTTTGAATAATTCTGCCTCAAACAGGGTAGGTTTCTCGGTAAGTAAGAAAGTAGGAAATAGTGTTGTAAGAAATAGAGTAAAAAGACTCATGAAGGAAGTATACCGAAAATATTCCGACAACAATAAACTGGGTTTTGACATTGTCTTTACTGCGAGAGTTGGAAGCGCAGCAGCCGATTATAAATTAATTGAGAATAATATTATGTCAATAATGAGGAAAGCCAAGCTTAAAAAAAGCGAGGAATAA
- the rpmH gene encoding 50S ribosomal protein L34 produces MLMTYQPKKRQRKKVHGFRERMSTATGRNVLRRRRLKGRKRLTV; encoded by the coding sequence GTGTTAATGACATATCAGCCAAAGAAAAGGCAAAGAAAGAAAGTTCATGGCTTCAGAGAGAGAATGAGTACTGCTACAGGTAGGAACGTTCTTAGAAGAAGAAGATTAAAAGGTAGAAAAAGATTGACAGTATAA